Genomic window (Thermus aquaticus):
CTGGTGCGGGACGAGGCCCGCCTTCAGGGGCGCCCCTGGGCGGGGCGGGGGGAGGGGGGGCGGGGGAGCCTCGAGGACGAGGAAGCCCTGAGGCGGGGCCCGGGGGGGGGGGGGGGCGCCCACTAACCCG
Coding sequences:
- a CDS encoding NAD(P)H-binding protein, coding for MRVLVTGATGYVGGRLVPRLLERGHQVRVLVRDEARLQGRPWAGRGEGGRGSLEDEEALRRGPGGGGGAH